From a single Williamwhitmania taraxaci genomic region:
- a CDS encoding tetratricopeptide repeat protein, which translates to MKTNKLISILLVALILPALAFAQSNIKDPKDLKYGTDSVKRIECLKNLSLYGELFKQDNFKDAKRPWAKVFTNCPMASQNTYINGAKIFKSLIENETDQVTKAHYLDTLMRVYDKRIEFFGRKGYVLGRKALDFVKYAPDSLVTAYAMFNESIDLLKGKSEEQVIGTRYQIAKQLYDQKIVTAEQMLNMYVQSAEYLDAQIAAKPEDKGIQNAKESVEFIFATSGVATCENLVAIFGPKFKANPENLDQTKKISSLLSNANCKDQLFIDVSENIYKKEPSAEAAFNIARMFEAKGDNEKAVTYYKEAINKQANATEKSKYYLVLSNLYNHGLNDKPAAKAAAYNAIESDGTNGMAYMVLGNIYASVRNCGDTDFAKQTIFWLAVDKYTKAKQIDPSLAEDANKSIATYSQYFPKKEEIFFQGLTNGQAVTIGCWINETTYVR; encoded by the coding sequence ATGAAGACGAATAAACTAATATCTATTTTGCTGGTGGCACTTATTCTACCTGCCCTAGCATTTGCACAATCCAACATCAAGGATCCGAAAGATCTAAAATACGGCACCGATAGCGTAAAACGCATCGAATGCCTTAAAAACCTATCGCTCTATGGTGAACTGTTTAAGCAAGACAACTTTAAGGATGCAAAAAGACCTTGGGCAAAGGTATTTACTAACTGTCCTATGGCAAGCCAAAACACCTACATCAATGGTGCGAAAATTTTCAAGAGTCTGATTGAAAATGAAACAGATCAAGTAACTAAGGCACACTATCTCGATACCCTTATGAGGGTTTACGATAAGCGAATTGAGTTCTTTGGCAGAAAAGGTTATGTTCTTGGTCGAAAAGCGCTTGACTTCGTAAAATACGCTCCAGATAGCCTAGTTACAGCCTACGCAATGTTCAACGAATCCATTGACCTTTTGAAGGGCAAATCGGAAGAGCAAGTTATTGGAACTCGCTATCAAATTGCCAAGCAACTATACGATCAGAAGATTGTAACTGCCGAGCAGATGCTGAATATGTACGTACAGAGTGCCGAATATCTTGATGCACAAATTGCTGCAAAGCCCGAGGATAAGGGTATCCAAAACGCAAAGGAAAGTGTAGAATTTATCTTTGCAACAAGTGGTGTTGCTACCTGCGAGAACCTTGTGGCAATATTTGGACCTAAATTTAAGGCAAACCCAGAGAACCTGGATCAGACCAAGAAAATTTCTAGCCTATTAAGTAATGCTAACTGCAAGGATCAACTCTTTATCGATGTGAGCGAAAACATCTATAAAAAAGAACCCTCCGCCGAGGCAGCTTTCAATATCGCTAGGATGTTTGAAGCCAAAGGCGATAACGAGAAAGCAGTTACATATTATAAGGAAGCCATAAACAAGCAAGCCAACGCTACCGAAAAATCCAAGTACTATCTTGTTCTTAGCAACCTTTACAATCACGGATTGAACGACAAGCCTGCGGCAAAAGCTGCCGCCTATAATGCTATTGAAAGCGATGGCACAAATGGTATGGCTTACATGGTCTTGGGCAATATCTATGCTAGTGTAAGAAACTGCGGCGATACCGACTTTGCTAAGCAAACAATCTTCTGGCTAGCTGTAGATAAATACACCAAAGCCAAGCAGATTGATCCTAGCCTTGCCGAAGATGCAAACAAATCAATTGCTACCTACAGTCAATATTTCCCAAAGAAAGAGGAGATTTTCTTCCAAGGACTTACCAATGGACAAGCAGTTACGATTGGTTGCTGGATTAACGAGACAACCTACGTAAGGTAA
- the fbp gene encoding class 1 fructose-bisphosphatase, whose protein sequence is MKGYKVITLTTFLIESQAEFPYAKGELTRLLYHVMVAAKMVNKKVNKAGLVDIIGEAGEVNVQGEDQKKLDVFANDQFIAALRSSGECCGIASEENQEIITFDDDLSRDGNYIFCMDPLDGSSNIDVNVSIGTIFSIYRRISPRGERAVLDDFLQPGTKQVAAGYIIYGSSTMLVYTTGRGVFGFTLDPSIGEFCLSHHDIKTPEDGTIYSINEGNAHEFPEGIKKYVAYCKDIDKPTHRPYSARYIGSLVSDFHRNLLKGGIFLYPHTEKNPEGKLRLLYECNPIAFLAEQAGGKASTGSHRIMEIKPHSLHQRVSIITGSLHMVEKAEAFIKEQEPIKLN, encoded by the coding sequence ATGAAAGGATATAAAGTAATAACGCTAACCACGTTCTTAATTGAGAGTCAAGCGGAATTCCCTTATGCCAAAGGCGAACTAACGCGGTTACTCTACCACGTTATGGTTGCGGCCAAAATGGTCAACAAGAAAGTCAATAAAGCAGGTCTTGTCGACATTATTGGTGAAGCAGGCGAAGTGAATGTTCAGGGTGAAGATCAAAAGAAATTGGATGTTTTTGCTAACGATCAGTTTATTGCAGCCCTTCGCTCCAGCGGTGAATGTTGCGGTATTGCTTCCGAAGAAAATCAAGAGATCATTACCTTTGATGACGACCTATCGCGCGATGGAAATTACATATTCTGCATGGACCCTCTCGATGGCTCCTCAAATATTGATGTGAACGTTTCCATAGGAACAATATTTTCGATTTACCGACGCATAAGCCCTCGAGGCGAAAGAGCCGTTCTTGACGATTTCCTCCAGCCTGGAACAAAGCAAGTTGCAGCAGGATACATTATCTATGGTTCGTCCACCATGCTTGTTTACACCACTGGTCGCGGAGTATTTGGTTTTACACTCGATCCATCCATAGGAGAGTTTTGCCTAAGCCATCACGACATCAAGACCCCTGAGGACGGGACAATATACTCTATCAACGAAGGAAATGCCCACGAATTTCCCGAAGGAATTAAAAAGTATGTAGCCTATTGCAAAGACATCGATAAACCAACCCATCGACCCTACTCGGCTCGGTATATTGGCTCTTTGGTATCCGACTTTCACAGAAACCTGTTGAAGGGAGGGATTTTCTTATATCCCCATACTGAAAAAAATCCAGAGGGAAAACTTCGACTTCTATACGAATGCAACCCAATTGCTTTCCTTGCAGAGCAAGCTGGTGGCAAAGCAAGCACTGGTAGTCATCGCATTATGGAAATAAAACCCCATTCCCTGCACCAGCGGGTATCGATTATTACAGGCTCGCTGCACATGGTGGAAAAGGCAGAGGCGTTTATAAAAGAACAAGAGCCTATCAAGTTGAACTAG
- a CDS encoding type III pantothenate kinase, producing MNLILDLGNTRAKVAKVNRYGIVALEAFNYDQLERLAQFTHHHEAYKGIIIGSVIDIEAPIVKEIINFLPQKPLILTHKTLIPIINNYQTPETLGLDRLAAAVGANNNFPHSNVLVIDIGTAITYDLINSNGVYLGGNISPGINIRLKALNAFTSKLPLVEANFRSPLFGTNTIEAIQAGTFHGITAEIDGIIEKFMTIYPNLTVILTGGDANNFAQNLKNAIFVNFNIVIEGLNSILEYNKNAENK from the coding sequence ATGAACCTGATATTGGATCTAGGAAACACCCGAGCAAAGGTTGCAAAGGTGAACAGATACGGAATTGTGGCATTGGAGGCATTCAACTACGACCAGCTGGAGAGACTTGCGCAATTCACACATCACCATGAGGCTTACAAGGGTATTATTATTGGCTCGGTAATAGATATTGAAGCACCCATAGTAAAGGAAATCATAAACTTCTTACCGCAAAAGCCTTTAATACTCACCCACAAAACACTCATACCTATAATAAACAATTATCAAACGCCGGAAACGCTGGGACTCGATCGGCTAGCCGCCGCAGTTGGTGCCAACAATAATTTTCCACACAGCAACGTTCTGGTAATCGATATTGGAACAGCAATAACCTACGATTTGATAAACAGCAATGGTGTATACCTTGGTGGCAATATATCACCAGGAATTAATATACGCCTTAAAGCGTTGAATGCATTTACTTCAAAACTGCCTCTGGTGGAGGCAAATTTTCGAAGTCCACTATTTGGAACGAATACAATCGAGGCAATCCAAGCTGGCACATTTCACGGCATTACAGCCGAGATAGATGGCATAATTGAGAAATTTATGACAATTTATCCTAATTTAACAGTAATTTTGACCGGAGGGGATGCAAACAATTTTGCACAAAATCTTAAAAATGCCATCTTTGTAAACTTTAATATTGTAATTGAAGGTTTAAACTCGATACTTGAATATAATAAGAATGCTGAAAACAAATAG
- the mfd gene encoding transcription-repair coupling factor, whose amino-acid sequence MSQSDFLLLFERNSAVRALAEHIKSNNPRILLKNTAGSSIALAAALSITEGIHLFLLADRDEAAYFYNDMVPLLEEDEVLFFPSSYKRSIQFGNPDPSGIIQRTKVVSQINLLQKQKGKSSRLVIVSYPEALVEKIPDQVQMDKNTMVLSAGEKISLSFAVEVIQEYGFLRVDFVFEPGQYSVRGGIVDVFSFSNNKPYRIDFFGDEVESIREFDIETQLSNQKVTKITIVPHVTAELKGEKMVSLLNHTGSKTVFWIKDGALFLERIKQLYELTEQSREAQDENPGWKHKDNVLIKERELKASLEAGHSIEFGQHPLYPDVFALDFNMTPQPSFAKNFDLLTKNIEESTLAGYQTIILSDNENQTNRLKEIISKTAKQEVSLSFKKVNLHEGFIDKDLKLACYTDHQLFERYHRYKIRGEYNRSEALTIQELNTLQPGDYVVHIDHGVGTFVGLVRTNENGRIQEAIRLVYKDNDVLLISIHNLHRISKFRGKDGEPPKVNKLGSGAWQKLKQATKKKVKDIAKDLIILYAKRREQKGFTFSPDTYMQQELEASFIYEDTPDQTKSTQAVKDDMELPIPMDRLVCGDVGFGKTEIAIRAAFKAVADSKQVAILVPTTILALQHFKTFKNRLANFPCTIDYVSRFKGAKEQKETLSMLAEGKIDILIGTHRLLSKEIKFKDLGLLIIDEEQKFGVSAKEKLRKIKENVDTLTLTATPIPRTLQFSLMGARDLSIIATPPPNRYPIATELHVFNENIIRDAINYELDRGGQVFFVHNRVSNILEIENYIKKVCPTARTIVGHGQMDGPTLEKTMMDFIEGEYDVLVATTIIEAGLDIPNANTIIINNAHMHGLSDLHQLRGRVGRTNRKAFCYLLAPPPATLTNEARRRLRAIEEFSDLGSGFNIAMQDLEIRGAGNLLGGEQSGFIAEVGFETYHKILTEAIQEMKEEEFKDLFKEEFEKKEEEGTNNYVQDCHIETDMDIILPDNYIGSTTEKIKLYRELDNITDEEGIRKFEIMLNDRFGLPPRQVSELLNVVRLRWNAMKLGFEKITLKGGIMLANYIGNQISPFYTSSTFANSMAYYQSNSKRFKMKESTNKLTVVVQKVVNVGDALELTNRMLESVAPKKINQQATAQNPWLK is encoded by the coding sequence ATGTCGCAGAGCGACTTTTTATTACTTTTCGAACGTAATTCAGCAGTTAGAGCGCTGGCGGAGCATATAAAATCCAATAATCCAAGGATATTGCTCAAAAACACTGCAGGGTCTTCCATTGCTTTAGCAGCAGCGCTTTCAATTACCGAAGGAATTCACTTGTTTTTACTTGCCGACAGGGATGAGGCAGCCTACTTTTATAATGATATGGTTCCCCTTCTGGAAGAAGATGAAGTTCTTTTCTTTCCCTCATCTTATAAGCGGTCTATCCAATTTGGGAATCCCGACCCTTCGGGAATTATCCAACGAACCAAAGTAGTAAGCCAAATCAACCTTCTGCAAAAGCAAAAAGGGAAGTCTTCACGGCTCGTGATTGTCTCCTACCCTGAAGCGTTGGTAGAGAAAATCCCCGACCAAGTGCAGATGGACAAGAATACCATGGTTCTGTCTGCCGGTGAAAAGATTTCCCTCTCTTTTGCGGTAGAAGTAATTCAAGAGTATGGATTCCTGCGCGTTGATTTTGTTTTTGAACCGGGTCAATACTCGGTAAGGGGCGGAATCGTGGATGTATTTTCGTTTTCGAACAACAAGCCCTACCGCATCGATTTCTTTGGCGATGAAGTGGAGTCGATTCGCGAATTTGATATAGAAACTCAACTGTCGAACCAAAAGGTAACAAAAATCACGATTGTCCCTCACGTAACTGCCGAACTGAAAGGGGAAAAGATGGTTTCGCTTTTGAACCATACAGGAAGCAAAACCGTTTTTTGGATAAAGGATGGTGCTCTATTTCTGGAACGGATAAAGCAACTTTACGAACTCACCGAGCAAAGTCGCGAGGCTCAAGATGAAAATCCGGGGTGGAAGCATAAGGATAACGTACTCATTAAAGAGCGAGAGTTAAAAGCATCGTTAGAGGCTGGCCACAGCATTGAATTTGGGCAGCACCCACTCTACCCCGATGTATTTGCGCTTGATTTTAATATGACTCCTCAGCCGTCGTTTGCAAAGAATTTCGACCTACTCACAAAAAATATTGAAGAATCGACACTTGCCGGTTATCAAACAATTATTCTCTCCGACAACGAAAACCAAACCAACCGGTTAAAAGAGATAATTTCAAAAACTGCAAAGCAAGAAGTTTCCCTCTCCTTTAAAAAAGTGAACCTTCATGAAGGTTTTATCGACAAGGATCTAAAACTTGCATGCTATACCGATCATCAACTTTTTGAACGATACCATCGCTACAAAATTCGTGGCGAGTATAATCGCAGCGAAGCATTAACCATACAGGAACTCAATACTCTCCAACCAGGCGATTACGTGGTACATATTGATCACGGCGTTGGTACATTTGTCGGTCTAGTGCGCACCAACGAAAATGGGCGAATCCAAGAAGCAATTCGACTGGTATACAAGGATAATGATGTACTGCTTATCAGTATTCATAACCTTCACCGAATATCCAAGTTTAGAGGCAAAGATGGTGAACCACCGAAAGTTAATAAACTAGGGAGTGGCGCTTGGCAAAAGTTAAAACAAGCCACCAAGAAAAAGGTAAAAGATATTGCCAAAGACCTAATAATTCTTTACGCCAAACGGAGAGAGCAAAAAGGATTCACCTTCTCGCCCGACACCTACATGCAACAGGAATTGGAGGCCTCTTTTATTTATGAAGATACACCCGATCAAACCAAATCGACCCAAGCTGTAAAGGACGACATGGAACTCCCAATCCCCATGGATCGCCTTGTATGTGGCGATGTGGGATTTGGAAAGACCGAAATAGCCATTAGGGCGGCCTTCAAGGCCGTGGCCGATAGCAAGCAGGTGGCGATTCTCGTACCTACAACAATTCTTGCACTTCAGCACTTCAAAACATTTAAAAACAGGTTGGCAAACTTCCCCTGCACTATCGATTATGTGAGTCGATTCAAAGGAGCAAAGGAGCAAAAGGAGACCCTGAGTATGCTGGCCGAAGGGAAAATTGACATACTTATTGGCACCCATAGGCTACTTAGCAAAGAGATCAAGTTTAAAGATCTCGGATTACTTATAATTGATGAAGAGCAAAAGTTTGGTGTAAGTGCCAAAGAGAAGCTCCGCAAAATCAAAGAGAATGTAGATACGCTAACACTTACGGCTACTCCAATTCCCAGAACACTTCAATTTTCGCTAATGGGCGCACGCGATTTGTCGATTATTGCTACTCCCCCACCAAATCGTTACCCCATTGCCACGGAACTCCATGTCTTTAACGAGAATATTATTCGCGATGCCATAAACTATGAGCTGGACAGAGGTGGTCAGGTGTTCTTTGTTCATAATCGGGTTTCGAATATTCTGGAAATAGAGAACTATATAAAGAAGGTGTGTCCAACAGCAAGGACCATTGTGGGGCATGGTCAGATGGACGGCCCAACGCTTGAGAAAACGATGATGGACTTCATTGAAGGCGAATACGATGTTTTGGTAGCAACTACCATTATCGAGGCCGGTCTGGATATTCCCAATGCCAACACTATTATTATAAACAACGCTCACATGCACGGACTTAGCGATTTGCACCAGTTAAGAGGTCGTGTGGGCAGAACTAACCGAAAAGCATTCTGCTACTTGCTTGCACCACCGCCTGCAACCCTTACGAACGAAGCAAGACGCCGGTTGCGTGCCATAGAGGAGTTCTCCGATTTGGGCAGCGGTTTCAACATTGCGATGCAAGACCTCGAGATTCGCGGAGCAGGAAATCTATTGGGTGGAGAACAAAGCGGGTTTATAGCGGAGGTCGGATTCGAAACCTACCACAAAATTCTAACCGAAGCCATCCAAGAGATGAAAGAGGAAGAGTTTAAGGACTTGTTTAAAGAGGAATTCGAGAAAAAAGAAGAAGAGGGAACCAACAACTACGTTCAAGACTGCCACATAGAGACAGACATGGATATTATACTGCCTGATAACTATATAGGTAGCACAACCGAGAAAATTAAACTGTATCGAGAACTAGACAATATTACTGATGAAGAGGGAATTCGGAAGTTTGAAATTATGCTCAACGACCGATTTGGATTACCACCACGTCAAGTTTCGGAACTATTAAATGTTGTGCGCCTCCGGTGGAATGCCATGAAGCTGGGTTTCGAAAAGATTACTCTAAAAGGAGGAATTATGCTTGCCAACTATATTGGTAATCAGATATCACCTTTTTATACCAGCTCTACTTTTGCGAATAGCATGGCCTACTACCAGAGCAACTCCAAACGTTTCAAAATGAAAGAGAGTACGAACAAGTTAACCGTAGTAGTCCAAAAAGTGGTCAATGTAGGCGACGCCCTTGAGCTAACAAACCGGATGCTCGAATCAGTCGCACCAAAGAAAATAAACCAACAAGCCACCGCACAAAACCCTTGGCTAAAATGA
- a CDS encoding dihydroorotase, translating to MGTVWLKNALVVNEGKAEKLDILIIGDKIAEITPSGDHTRNDKHEEINLEGKILIPGVIDDQVHFREPGMTHKDTIKNGAHAAAAGGVTSFMEMPNTKPPTTNLDELRKKFEIAAIDSVVNYSFYFGATNNNTALIGKLDPKHVCGVKVFMGSSTGNMLVDDTKSLSRIFAESPILVATHCEEESIIVNNTRLYKEKFGEGISFDYHHLIRSHEACLRSSDKAVSLAHKYGTRLHVLHLSTADELALFSKGNLSEKKITAEVCVHHLWFNNTDYSKYGSRIKWNPAIKLEKDRLALLEGLLAGKLDVVATDHAPHTLEEKNQGYFQAPSGGPLVQHSLVAMMELSKQGYFTIEQVVDKMCHNPAIAFQVSNRGFIRKGYFADLTVIDPNAPWIVSKENILYPCGWSPFEGIRFSNKVTHTFVNGKLVYKNGALVERDSTAAIALTFNR from the coding sequence ATGGGAACCGTTTGGCTAAAGAATGCCTTAGTTGTAAACGAAGGCAAAGCAGAAAAACTCGACATCCTTATTATAGGAGATAAGATTGCCGAAATTACACCAAGCGGAGACCATACTCGGAACGATAAACATGAAGAGATAAACCTCGAGGGTAAGATTCTTATCCCCGGGGTAATCGACGATCAAGTTCACTTCAGGGAACCGGGCATGACCCACAAGGATACCATAAAGAATGGTGCCCATGCAGCTGCAGCAGGAGGAGTAACCAGCTTCATGGAGATGCCTAATACAAAACCGCCCACCACAAACCTCGATGAACTAAGGAAGAAATTCGAAATTGCAGCGATTGATTCTGTGGTGAACTACTCCTTTTACTTTGGCGCAACCAACAACAACACCGCCTTAATTGGGAAACTCGACCCCAAGCATGTTTGTGGCGTAAAAGTATTCATGGGATCGTCCACCGGAAATATGCTGGTAGACGATACAAAAAGTTTAAGCCGAATATTTGCCGAATCGCCAATTCTGGTAGCAACACACTGCGAAGAGGAGTCGATTATTGTAAACAACACAAGGCTTTACAAGGAGAAGTTTGGAGAAGGCATCTCCTTTGACTACCACCACCTCATCCGATCGCATGAGGCTTGCCTCCGCTCCTCGGATAAAGCTGTTTCGCTAGCGCACAAGTATGGCACACGATTACACGTACTCCACCTATCCACCGCCGACGAACTTGCTCTATTCAGCAAAGGGAATCTTTCCGAAAAGAAAATAACGGCAGAGGTATGTGTACATCACCTATGGTTTAACAACACCGACTATTCGAAATATGGCTCTCGGATAAAATGGAATCCTGCCATTAAGTTGGAAAAAGATAGGCTGGCCTTGCTGGAAGGACTACTTGCAGGGAAACTTGATGTAGTAGCAACTGACCACGCCCCACATACCTTAGAAGAAAAGAATCAAGGATACTTCCAAGCACCTTCAGGAGGCCCATTAGTGCAGCACTCACTGGTGGCGATGATGGAACTCTCCAAACAAGGCTACTTCACGATAGAGCAAGTCGTGGATAAAATGTGCCATAACCCTGCCATTGCCTTTCAAGTGAGTAATCGAGGCTTTATCAGAAAAGGATATTTTGCCGACCTAACCGTAATTGACCCCAACGCCCCTTGGATCGTTTCGAAGGAGAATATTCTATATCCTTGTGGGTGGTCGCCCTTTGAAGGAATCCGTTTCTCGAATAAGGTCACTCACACTTTTGTGAATGGTAAACTGGTATATAAAAATGGAGCATTAGTTGAGCGTGATAGTACGGCTGCAATAGCCCTAACCTTTAACCGTTAA
- the lptC gene encoding LPS export ABC transporter periplasmic protein LptC, translating to MKNIIRLLKVAALLGAATFIFACSNDLEVIKSLATNENKATQIGKNITTIYTENGKVMVKMTAPELQRFENAEEPKTIFPKGIEITFYDQAHKPTSSLTCKYAIRYETKKLWEARNDVVGKNEKGDVLHTERLYWNEGEKKVYSNDFCKVIRGDGTVQQGKRFESDERFKNYSIFNFSGDINLNDE from the coding sequence GTGAAAAACATAATTCGTTTACTTAAAGTAGCAGCTCTTTTGGGAGCTGCTACCTTTATTTTCGCCTGTTCAAATGATCTAGAGGTTATAAAATCGTTAGCCACTAACGAAAACAAAGCCACTCAGATAGGGAAAAACATTACCACCATCTATACTGAAAATGGTAAGGTTATGGTGAAAATGACAGCGCCAGAACTACAGCGATTCGAAAACGCAGAGGAGCCAAAAACTATTTTCCCAAAAGGCATTGAGATAACATTTTACGATCAAGCACATAAACCCACCTCCTCGCTAACCTGCAAGTATGCCATCCGCTACGAAACAAAAAAGTTATGGGAAGCCCGAAACGATGTAGTTGGGAAAAATGAAAAAGGTGACGTACTCCATACCGAACGACTCTATTGGAATGAGGGAGAGAAAAAAGTTTACTCCAATGATTTCTGCAAAGTAATACGTGGCGACGGAACCGTTCAGCAAGGAAAACGATTCGAATCGGACGAAAGGTTTAAAAACTATTCTATCTTTAATTTCTCTGGCGATATCAATTTGAATGATGAATAA
- a CDS encoding polyprenol monophosphomannose synthase, whose product MLDKLVIIPTYNEIENAENIIRKVFSLIGDFHILIIDDGSPDGTSQVIRALQQEFPERLHMVERAGKLGLGTAYIAGFKWAIAHNYEYIFEMDADFSHNPDDLIKLYEACKNGADMSIGSRYKTGVNVVNWPMSRVLMSYYASAYVRIVTGMSIRDTTAGFKCYTLKVLRAIDLDNIKMKGYAFQVEMKFTAWKLGFKIEEVPIIFTDRKVGASKMSGGIFNEAFWGVIKMKVGSWFRTYKPLSSN is encoded by the coding sequence ATGCTTGATAAACTCGTTATTATTCCCACTTACAATGAAATAGAAAATGCTGAAAACATAATCAGAAAAGTATTTTCGCTTATTGGAGATTTCCATATCCTTATAATAGATGATGGTTCGCCAGACGGTACATCCCAAGTAATAAGGGCACTGCAACAGGAGTTCCCTGAACGACTGCACATGGTCGAAAGAGCTGGGAAGTTGGGGTTAGGCACAGCCTACATTGCAGGCTTCAAGTGGGCCATAGCCCACAATTACGAGTATATCTTCGAGATGGATGCTGATTTCTCGCACAATCCCGACGATTTAATTAAACTTTATGAGGCTTGCAAAAACGGAGCCGACATGTCGATTGGTTCGAGGTATAAGACTGGTGTAAATGTGGTAAACTGGCCTATGAGCCGTGTTCTAATGTCATACTACGCTTCAGCCTACGTTAGAATCGTAACAGGAATGAGCATAAGAGACACTACTGCAGGGTTTAAATGCTATACTCTCAAGGTTCTTCGGGCTATCGACCTCGATAATATCAAAATGAAGGGATATGCCTTTCAAGTTGAGATGAAGTTTACCGCTTGGAAATTGGGCTTCAAGATTGAAGAGGTACCAATTATTTTTACCGACAGGAAGGTTGGTGCCTCAAAAATGAGTGGTGGCATTTTCAACGAAGCATTCTGGGGTGTTATAAAAATGAAGGTAGGGAGCTGGTTTAGAACTTACAAACCGCTTTCCTCAAACTAA
- a CDS encoding aspartate kinase, whose translation MKVYKFGGASIKSSAGIRNVKAILGLCQEPLVIVVSALGKTTNALEILLNMYFENDPAVESQLAKIEREHCSLLEELVGPGMDTEILSPLFAEVRQHISGRLKGSYDFCYDQLVSYGELLSTKIVYAYLIKEGVNITWLDARKLISTDSNFREAGVNLEETALRVHSALEGKQGSFLIQGFLGGNIDGYATTLGREGSDYSAAVLANVINAESVTIWKDVSGILNADPKEFKNAVHLPGVSYQEAVELSFFGAQIIHPKTIKPLQNKGITLFVKPFQQPNAAGTIINAEATSGSVPVYVIKHNQVLISIRPKDFSFVLEETLSEVFPILSKNRVKINMVQSSAITISICVDGVKRYIQPAMEELKTKFNVLYNENLELFTIRNYRVDEVEKITSGRKVYMLQKTRRTLRILVDEGSFDGMEL comes from the coding sequence ATGAAGGTTTATAAATTTGGTGGGGCATCCATAAAGTCCTCCGCGGGGATTCGAAATGTAAAAGCAATTCTTGGGTTGTGTCAGGAGCCATTGGTCATTGTGGTTTCAGCGTTGGGGAAAACTACCAATGCTCTTGAAATTCTTCTGAATATGTATTTTGAGAATGATCCTGCCGTGGAATCGCAACTCGCTAAAATTGAGAGGGAGCATTGTTCTCTATTAGAAGAGTTAGTTGGACCGGGAATGGATACTGAGATATTGTCACCGTTGTTTGCCGAAGTGCGACAACATATATCGGGGCGTTTGAAGGGATCCTATGATTTTTGCTACGACCAGCTGGTTTCGTATGGCGAACTCCTCTCAACTAAAATTGTATATGCATACCTTATTAAAGAGGGCGTGAATATTACATGGCTTGATGCACGGAAGTTGATTTCAACCGATAGCAACTTTCGCGAAGCAGGGGTAAATCTAGAGGAGACAGCACTCCGTGTTCACAGTGCATTAGAAGGGAAACAGGGTAGTTTTCTGATTCAAGGCTTTCTGGGTGGAAACATTGACGGCTATGCTACCACCTTGGGGAGGGAGGGGTCCGATTATTCTGCCGCGGTGTTGGCCAACGTTATTAATGCCGAGTCGGTTACAATATGGAAAGATGTCTCCGGTATCCTGAATGCCGACCCCAAGGAGTTCAAGAATGCAGTGCACCTTCCGGGGGTTTCCTATCAAGAGGCTGTAGAGCTATCGTTTTTTGGAGCACAAATTATTCACCCCAAAACGATTAAACCATTACAAAACAAGGGTATCACTTTGTTTGTTAAGCCGTTTCAGCAACCGAATGCAGCAGGGACAATTATTAATGCAGAGGCTACCTCTGGATCGGTACCAGTATATGTAATTAAGCACAATCAGGTGCTTATTTCCATACGTCCCAAAGATTTTTCGTTTGTGCTCGAAGAGACTTTAAGCGAAGTATTCCCAATCCTATCGAAGAATCGAGTTAAGATAAATATGGTTCAGAGTTCAGCCATAACCATATCTATATGTGTGGATGGGGTAAAGCGCTATATCCAACCTGCAATGGAGGAACTTAAAACCAAGTTTAATGTACTTTACAACGAGAATCTAGAGCTATTTACTATAAGGAACTATAGAGTCGATGAAGTCGAAAAGATTACTTCAGGTCGCAAGGTATATATGCTTCAGAAGACTCGTCGCACTTTAAGGATTCTTGTGGACGAGGGCTCCTTTGATGGAATGGAACTTTAA